A genome region from Pristis pectinata isolate sPriPec2 chromosome 40, sPriPec2.1.pri, whole genome shotgun sequence includes the following:
- the LOC127587545 gene encoding 40S ribosomal protein S27-like, which translates to MPLAKDLLHPSPEEEKRKHKKKRLVQSPNSYFMDVKCPSGYKITTVFSHAQTVVLCVGCFTVLCQPTGGMARLTEGCFFRRNQH; encoded by the coding sequence ATGCCTCTGGCAAAAGATTTGTTGCACCCATCTCccgaggaggagaagaggaagcaCAAGAAGAAGCGTTTGGTGCAGAGCCCAAACTCCTACTTCATGGATGTCAAGTGTCCCAGCGGCTACAAGATCACCACCGTTTTCAGCCACGCTCAGACTGTAGTGCTGTGTGTCGGATGCTTCACTGTACTCTGCCAGCCCACAGGAGGAATGGCAAGGCTAACAGAAGGCTGCTTTTTCCGTAGAAACCAACACTGA